One Dokdonia sp. Dokd-P16 genomic window carries:
- the rplS gene encoding 50S ribosomal protein L19 — protein MEDLVKFVQDEFIPKNDFPTFSAGDTITVFYEIKEGEKSRTQFFRGVVIQLRGTGRTQTFTIRKMSGTVGVERVFPLNLPAIQKIEINKKGIVRRARIFYFRGLTGKKARIKERRGA, from the coding sequence ATGGAAGATTTAGTAAAATTCGTACAAGACGAATTCATCCCAAAAAACGATTTCCCAACTTTTTCAGCAGGAGATACAATTACTGTATTTTATGAAATTAAGGAAGGTGAAAAAAGTAGAACACAGTTCTTTAGAGGAGTTGTGATTCAATTAAGAGGAACTGGAAGAACTCAAACATTTACAATCCGTAAAATGTCTGGTACTGTTGGTGTGGAACGTGTATTCCCACTTAACCTTCCTGCTATCCAAAAGATTGAAATAAACAAGAAAGGTATTGTACGTCGTGCACGTATCTTTTACTTTAGAGGTCTTACTGGTAAGAAAGCTCGTATTAAAGAAAGACGTGGAGCTTAA
- the rpsT gene encoding 30S ribosomal protein S20 translates to MANHKSALKRIRSNEAKRLRNRYQHRTTRNAIKRLRDMTEQKDAQALYPAVASMIDKLAKRNIIHDNKAANLKSKLAKHVAAL, encoded by the coding sequence ATGGCAAATCACAAGTCAGCTTTAAAGAGAATTAGAAGCAACGAAGCTAAGCGTCTTAGAAATCGTTACCAACACAGAACGACTCGTAACGCGATCAAAAGACTACGCGATATGACTGAGCAAAAAGATGCACAGGCTTTATATCCAGCTGTAGCTTCTATGATTGACAAGTTAGCTAAGCGTAATATCATTCATGATAACAAAGCAGCTAACCTTAAATCTAAGCTTGCAAAGCACGTAGCAGCGCTATAA
- the proS gene encoding proline--tRNA ligase, protein MGKNLTKRSEDYSKWYNELVVQADLAENSAVRGCMVIKPYGYAIWEKMQAELDRMFKETGHENAYFPLFVPKSLFEAEEKNAEGFAKECAVVTHYRLKTDPDNPSKLIVDPNAKLEEELIVRPTSEAIIWNTYKGWIQSYRDLPLLINQWANVVRWEMRTRLFLRTAEFLWQEGHTAHATKQEALVEAELMNNIYAEFAENFLAIPVVKGVKTESERFAGADETFCIEALMQDGKALQAGTSHFLGQNFAKAFDVKFTTNQGKQEHVWATSWGVSTRLMGALIMTHSDDQGLVLPPNLAPFQVVIVPIYKGQEQLDAISQVANEIVQDLKLHGVSVKFDNRDTHKPGWKFNEYELKGVPLRIGIGPKDLEKRTVELARRDTLTKEFVAKEDIVETVVDLLKEIQENLYTKAKNYRDTHITPVNNFEEFKEVLETKGGFLSAHWDGTEETEEKIKQITKATIRCIPMDAVEEEGKCVFSGAPSNRRVLFAKAY, encoded by the coding sequence ATGGGCAAGAACCTCACAAAAAGAAGTGAAGATTATTCTAAATGGTATAATGAATTAGTAGTTCAAGCAGATCTAGCAGAAAACTCAGCGGTGCGCGGCTGTATGGTTATCAAACCATACGGATATGCTATCTGGGAAAAAATGCAAGCAGAGCTTGATCGTATGTTCAAAGAAACAGGACATGAAAACGCATATTTCCCATTATTTGTACCCAAAAGTCTTTTTGAAGCTGAAGAAAAGAATGCAGAAGGCTTTGCAAAGGAATGTGCAGTAGTTACTCACTACAGATTAAAAACAGATCCTGATAATCCTAGCAAGCTTATTGTTGATCCTAACGCAAAATTAGAGGAAGAACTTATCGTTCGTCCTACTAGTGAAGCTATTATATGGAATACTTATAAAGGATGGATTCAATCATATAGAGATCTTCCACTATTAATCAACCAATGGGCAAACGTAGTACGCTGGGAAATGCGTACTCGCTTATTCTTAAGGACTGCCGAATTTTTATGGCAAGAAGGCCATACAGCACACGCTACTAAACAAGAAGCACTAGTTGAGGCAGAATTGATGAATAACATCTATGCAGAATTTGCTGAGAATTTCTTAGCCATTCCTGTAGTAAAAGGTGTAAAGACAGAGAGTGAACGTTTTGCTGGTGCAGACGAAACCTTTTGTATCGAAGCCCTTATGCAAGATGGAAAAGCGCTACAAGCTGGAACATCTCACTTTTTAGGTCAAAATTTCGCAAAAGCGTTTGATGTAAAATTCACCACAAATCAAGGAAAACAAGAGCACGTATGGGCTACCTCTTGGGGTGTATCTACACGACTTATGGGAGCTCTTATAATGACGCATAGTGATGACCAAGGACTTGTTTTACCTCCTAATCTCGCTCCTTTCCAGGTGGTGATTGTTCCAATATATAAAGGACAAGAACAACTGGATGCAATATCTCAAGTGGCAAATGAAATTGTACAAGACCTTAAACTGCACGGAGTTTCTGTAAAGTTTGATAATCGCGATACTCATAAACCAGGATGGAAATTTAATGAGTATGAGCTCAAGGGTGTTCCTTTAAGAATAGGTATAGGACCTAAAGACCTTGAGAAACGAACGGTAGAACTTGCAAGAAGAGATACACTGACTAAAGAATTTGTAGCCAAAGAGGATATTGTAGAGACTGTAGTTGACTTATTAAAGGAAATACAAGAAAACCTATACACTAAGGCAAAAAATTACAGAGACACGCACATAACGCCTGTAAATAACTTTGAGGAATTCAAAGAAGTACTAGAGACAAAAGGAGGTTTCTTAAGTGCACACTGGGACGGAACAGAGGAAACAGAAGAGAAAATCAAACAAATAACAAAAGCAACGATAAGATGTATCCCTATGGATGCTGTTGAAGAGGAAGGAAAATGCGTTTTTTCTGGTGCTCCTTCAAATCGTAGAGTACTGTTTGCCAAGGCCTATTAA
- a CDS encoding TonB-dependent receptor: MKKFFTLLFLIGVTQLSLSQEKYTLSGTITDSSSNETLIGVSILFPKLSDGVVTNSYGFYSITLPEGTYQLQISYLGFKDVIETVNLTSDIRRNVKLTPSEELLNEVVIEEKVERVRIRKPQMSVNALSAATIKQIPVVLGEADVIKAILLLPGVTSAGEGASGFNVRGGAADQNLILLDEATIFNSSHLFGFFSVFNPDAIKDLKLYKGGIPARYGGRVSSVLDIYQKEGNSKNVKVSGGIGAVASRLLVEGPIVKDKAAFLLGGRASYAHLFLPLFDIDNKAYFYDLNTKINYNINDNNSLYLSGYFGRDLFSIDDSFKNVYGNAVGNLRWNHIFSDKLFSNASLIYSDYYYGLDLDFVGFEWNSGINNINLKYDLTHYLNDKMKIYSGINNLYYTFNPGRIKPNGPDSGIIEEQLTKKYANEFAAYVDIEHKLSKDLTVEYGLRYSNFTRLGQDEINIYRDNQPITFDPFLLIYKSEDPIGTDTSLSRSDKLATFNSLEPRIAASYAFNDDTSIKASYTRLVQYLHLLSNTSSPTPLDIWTPSGQFVQPQKLDQYALGYFKNFEVKDTEYTLETEAFYKNIDGRVDYIDGAQLIANDAIEQVILQGEARAYGLEFLLRKNDGDLKGFIAYTLSKSEQRTPGRNENELGINRGQWYNTPYDKTHDISMNLSYELSKKWKFGSNFLFQTGQPTNFPVGQFEFQGIVIPTYGPRNEQRLPSYHRLDLSATLTPSANEGRSWKSEWIFSLYNAYNRRNAASINFRQNAETGNNEAIRTSIFGAIPAVTYNFKF; this comes from the coding sequence ATGAAAAAGTTCTTTACTTTACTCTTTCTCATAGGGGTTACTCAGCTTTCATTGAGTCAAGAAAAGTATACACTAAGTGGCACAATCACCGATAGCTCAAGTAATGAAACGCTCATAGGTGTAAGTATATTATTTCCAAAATTAAGCGATGGTGTAGTTACAAATTCTTATGGATTCTATTCCATAACACTACCCGAAGGAACCTACCAGCTACAAATAAGCTATCTAGGATTTAAAGATGTTATTGAAACGGTTAATCTTACAAGTGATATACGTCGCAATGTTAAACTAACACCTTCTGAAGAGCTACTCAACGAAGTCGTTATAGAAGAAAAAGTAGAACGAGTACGTATACGCAAACCTCAAATGAGTGTAAATGCACTGAGCGCTGCGACTATCAAACAGATTCCCGTAGTACTGGGAGAGGCAGATGTAATTAAAGCTATTTTATTACTCCCAGGAGTTACAAGTGCTGGCGAAGGTGCTTCTGGGTTTAACGTGCGTGGTGGTGCGGCAGATCAAAATTTAATATTACTTGATGAGGCTACCATATTCAACTCCTCTCACCTCTTCGGGTTCTTTTCAGTATTTAATCCTGATGCGATTAAAGATTTAAAGCTATATAAAGGCGGAATCCCTGCACGTTATGGTGGTCGCGTTTCTTCTGTATTAGATATTTATCAAAAAGAAGGAAATAGTAAAAATGTAAAAGTAAGCGGAGGAATAGGCGCTGTAGCGAGTAGATTACTTGTAGAAGGACCTATTGTAAAGGACAAAGCTGCGTTTCTACTAGGAGGAAGAGCATCATATGCTCATTTATTTTTACCCTTATTTGACATAGACAACAAGGCATACTTTTATGACCTCAACACTAAGATTAACTACAATATAAATGACAACAATAGCTTGTACCTCTCTGGATACTTCGGCAGGGACCTCTTTAGTATAGATGATAGTTTTAAAAATGTTTATGGAAATGCCGTAGGAAACTTACGATGGAATCATATTTTTTCTGATAAATTATTTTCTAACGCCTCCTTAATATACAGCGACTATTATTATGGTTTAGACCTTGACTTTGTAGGCTTTGAGTGGAATTCTGGCATCAATAACATTAACCTCAAGTATGATCTTACTCATTACTTAAATGATAAAATGAAGATTTACTCTGGGATTAATAATCTATACTACACCTTTAATCCTGGTCGCATAAAACCTAATGGCCCAGATTCTGGTATTATAGAAGAACAACTCACAAAGAAGTATGCAAATGAGTTTGCTGCATATGTAGATATCGAACACAAATTATCAAAAGATCTCACCGTTGAGTATGGGTTACGTTATAGTAATTTTACCCGCCTTGGCCAAGATGAAATTAATATATATAGAGATAATCAACCTATTACTTTTGATCCATTTTTATTAATTTATAAAAGTGAAGATCCTATTGGAACAGATACTTCACTATCAAGAAGCGATAAGCTAGCTACCTTTAACTCACTAGAGCCCCGTATTGCCGCATCTTATGCCTTTAATGACGACACCTCTATAAAAGCAAGTTACACAAGACTTGTTCAATATCTTCACTTATTATCAAATACAAGCTCCCCTACTCCTCTAGATATATGGACACCTAGTGGACAATTTGTACAACCTCAAAAACTAGATCAATATGCGCTAGGTTATTTTAAAAACTTTGAAGTAAAAGACACAGAGTACACCCTAGAAACTGAGGCTTTTTATAAGAATATAGATGGTAGAGTGGATTATATTGATGGCGCACAACTTATCGCAAATGACGCCATCGAGCAGGTAATATTACAGGGCGAAGCAAGAGCCTACGGCCTAGAGTTTTTATTAAGGAAAAATGATGGTGATCTTAAAGGATTTATAGCGTACACACTCTCAAAATCTGAACAACGCACTCCGGGCAGAAATGAAAATGAGTTAGGTATTAATAGAGGACAGTGGTATAACACACCTTATGACAAAACTCATGACATCTCTATGAATCTAAGCTATGAACTCAGTAAGAAATGGAAATTTGGTAGTAACTTCCTTTTTCAAACTGGACAGCCTACAAATTTCCCTGTAGGACAATTTGAGTTCCAAGGAATAGTAATCCCTACCTATGGTCCTCGCAATGAACAACGACTCCCATCTTACCACAGGCTAGACTTAAGTGCAACATTAACTCCTAGTGCAAATGAAGGTCGCTCATGGAAATCCGAGTGGATTTTTAGTCTTTATAATGCCTATAATCGTCGCAATGCAGCTTCAATCAACTTTAGGCAAAACGCAGAAACTGGAAATAATGAAGCTATTAGGACTTCTATTTTTGGGGCAATACCTGCAGTAACATATAATTTCAA
- a CDS encoding NADP-dependent isocitrate dehydrogenase, with amino-acid sequence MATEKTTIKYTLTDEAPMLATHSFLPIIKRFTQSSNIDMELVDISLAGRIVANFPDNLTEDQKQEDALLALGELAKQPEANIIKLPNISASIPQLTAAIKELQSDGYDIPDFPEEPKTDEEKSIRARYAKVLGSAVNPVLREGNSDRRAPKPVKQYARNNPHSMGAWSADSKTHVSTMSHGDFRNNEKSVTIQEAGNVRIEHVATDGTVTVLKANTPVLAEEIIDASLMEKKALISFLEEQVVDAKEKDILFSLHMKATMMKVSDPKIFGHAVRVFFAPVFEKYGATFDKLGVDVNNGFGDLVAKIDELPSSEKEEILAAIKSCYDARPDLAMVNSDKGITNLHVPSDVIIDASMPAMIRASGQMWNAEGKQQDTKAVIPDSSYAGVFQETIDFCKKHGAFDPTTMGTVPNVGLMAQKAEEYGSHDKTFEIPAAGVVRTVDDAGNTLTEHKVEEGDIWRMCQVKDAPIRDWVKLAVSRARATGVPAIFWLDQERAHDAQLIKKVNLYLKDHDTDGLDIQIMSPVLATRFSLERIKNGQDTISVTGNVLRDYNTDLFPILEVGTSAKMLSIVPLMNGGGLFETGAGGSAPKHIQQFLEEGHLRWDSLGEFLALAVSLEHVATSRGNDRAQVLADTLDEATIKFLENRKSPSRKVNELDNRGSHFYLALYWAQGLAAQTVNADLASEFTPIAKTMEENEHTIINELNAAQGEPQNIDGYYSVSSEKTFAAMRPSATFNAIID; translated from the coding sequence ATGGCGACAGAAAAGACCACTATAAAGTATACACTTACGGATGAAGCTCCTATGCTTGCGACGCATTCATTCCTCCCTATTATAAAACGTTTCACCCAGTCTTCTAATATTGACATGGAGCTAGTGGATATTTCTCTAGCTGGTCGTATCGTTGCAAATTTTCCAGACAACCTTACCGAAGATCAAAAACAAGAAGATGCATTGCTTGCGCTAGGAGAACTAGCAAAGCAACCAGAAGCAAATATTATCAAACTTCCAAACATCTCTGCCTCTATACCTCAGCTTACGGCTGCTATAAAGGAATTGCAAAGTGATGGATACGATATTCCAGATTTTCCAGAAGAACCAAAAACTGACGAGGAAAAATCTATACGTGCTAGATATGCAAAAGTATTAGGTAGTGCTGTAAACCCAGTATTACGTGAAGGTAACTCAGACCGTAGAGCTCCTAAGCCAGTAAAACAATATGCGAGAAACAACCCACACAGTATGGGCGCGTGGAGTGCAGATTCTAAAACACATGTTTCTACAATGTCTCATGGAGATTTTAGAAACAATGAAAAATCTGTTACTATTCAAGAAGCTGGAAATGTGCGTATTGAACATGTAGCTACAGATGGAACTGTTACTGTTCTTAAAGCTAATACACCAGTACTAGCAGAAGAAATTATAGATGCTTCTCTTATGGAGAAGAAAGCTTTAATTTCTTTCCTTGAAGAGCAAGTAGTAGATGCAAAAGAAAAAGACATCCTTTTCTCCCTTCACATGAAGGCGACTATGATGAAGGTTTCTGATCCTAAAATATTTGGACACGCAGTACGTGTATTTTTTGCACCAGTATTTGAGAAGTATGGAGCTACTTTTGATAAATTAGGAGTAGATGTAAATAATGGATTTGGAGACTTAGTTGCTAAAATTGACGAATTACCATCGTCAGAAAAAGAAGAAATCCTTGCTGCTATAAAATCTTGTTATGATGCAAGACCAGATCTTGCAATGGTAAATTCTGATAAAGGAATTACAAATCTACACGTTCCTAGTGATGTTATTATTGATGCATCTATGCCCGCAATGATACGTGCATCTGGTCAAATGTGGAATGCAGAAGGAAAACAACAAGACACTAAAGCGGTAATTCCAGATAGTAGTTATGCTGGAGTTTTCCAAGAAACTATAGATTTCTGTAAAAAACATGGAGCTTTTGATCCTACAACTATGGGTACTGTTCCTAACGTAGGTCTTATGGCTCAAAAAGCCGAAGAATACGGATCACACGATAAGACATTTGAAATACCAGCAGCTGGAGTAGTACGTACAGTAGATGACGCTGGAAATACATTAACAGAACACAAGGTAGAAGAAGGTGATATCTGGAGAATGTGCCAGGTAAAAGACGCTCCTATACGTGACTGGGTTAAGCTTGCTGTAAGTCGTGCAAGAGCGACTGGCGTTCCAGCTATATTTTGGTTAGATCAAGAGAGAGCTCATGATGCGCAACTTATCAAGAAAGTAAATCTCTACTTAAAAGATCACGATACCGATGGTCTTGATATTCAAATCATGTCTCCTGTACTTGCTACACGTTTCTCTTTAGAACGTATCAAAAATGGACAAGACACTATCTCTGTAACAGGAAATGTACTTCGTGATTATAACACAGATTTATTCCCTATTCTAGAAGTAGGAACTAGTGCAAAGATGCTATCTATAGTTCCTCTTATGAACGGTGGAGGTTTATTTGAAACTGGAGCTGGAGGATCTGCTCCTAAACACATCCAGCAGTTTCTAGAAGAAGGTCACCTGCGTTGGGATTCTCTTGGAGAATTCTTGGCACTAGCAGTATCTCTAGAGCACGTAGCAACTAGCCGTGGTAATGATCGCGCTCAAGTTCTTGCAGACACGCTAGATGAAGCGACAATTAAATTCTTAGAAAATAGAAAGTCTCCTTCTCGTAAAGTAAACGAGCTAGATAACCGTGGTAGTCACTTTTATCTTGCACTTTACTGGGCACAAGGCCTAGCTGCACAGACTGTAAATGCTGACCTAGCTTCAGAGTTTACACCTATTGCAAAAACTATGGAAGAAAACGAGCATACAATTATTAATGAACTAAATGCCGCACAAGGTGAGCCTCAAAATATAGATGGTTATTACAGCGTAAGCAGTGAGAAAACATTTGCAGCTATGAGACCTAGTGCTACATTTAATGCAATTATTGATTAG